The DNA segment GAAAAATTGCTCCAATTTCTACTGCTGGTGCTACTTCAATGGATACAACATTGCCGATAATTATTAGATTTTCAGGAAAAGATTATGCGGTAATTTCTATTGTAAGTGGAACGATACTAACTATTCTTGTACCGTTTTTAGTGGTTTTTATTTTGCAATGGTAAATAAATTGGTATAAGATGTATCTTTTTTTTTAAACTATGGAGGACAAAAAAGGGTAAAAGTTTTTCTGCGAGATATAATTGAAACTTTCATGTTTAAATTCACAAAAATTTTGTTTTACTTATTAAATATTTAATAAATTTGATTGCAGATTTTATTTGATAATCTGAACTTGTTAAGTGTTTCAGTTGAAAAAGAATTAAATTTATAAAACAAAGAAGTAGTGGAAGAACTTATTAGAACAAAAGATGTTGCAAAAATATATAAACTTGGAAAAGTAGAGATAAAAGCATTGCAGTCAATTACTTTGAATATTAATGTAAATGAATATGTATCACTTATTGGTGCATCAGGCTCAGGGAAATCAACTTTGATGAATATTCTCGGATGCCTTGATACCCCTACCAGAGGTGAATATTTTTTAAAAGGATATAACGTAAGTGAATTAACAGATGATGGATTAGCGAAATTTCGTAATAAGGAAATTGGCTTTGTGTTTCAATCTTTTAATCTAATACCAAGAATGTCTGCTCTTGAAAATGTTTCTTTACCTTTGATTTATTCGGGTATCAAAAAAAAAGAACGTTTTGAATTGGCTAGGGAACAATTAAATGAAGTGGGATTGGGTGATAGGATGGATCATAAACCTAATGAACTTTCAGGAGGGCAAAAACAAAGGGTAGCTTTGGCAAGGGCTTTAATTAATAATCCATCAATAATTCTTGCTGATGAACCCACAGGGAATCTTGATAGTAAAACATCATTTGAGATTCTTAACCTAATAGAAGAAATTCATGATAAAGGAAATACAATAATTTTAGTTACTCACGAAAAGGAAATTTCACAACGTGCTCACAGAGTAATCAGACTTGTTGACGGATTAGTTGATTTCGATAAAAAAAATTAAATTTTATTTTTTCATAGGCATTGAAATCGTAATTCTGTCAATTACGTATTCATAATATTTCTCGTTAAATTCTTTTTTGTCAAAATGTTTAACTTTCTTTTGATAACTTGCACTAAACTTTATGCCTTTATACGCTTTTGTTACTCTTTTATTTTTATTGCTGTAAGTCCAGAAAGTGTTTCCATATTTATCTACAACATCCTTGAAAGTACTTTGCCCCAAAATTATTCCCTTAGCTGTTTTTGCTTTTACAGGTGATTTAATAATTATTTCTTCTAATTTATTTTTGTGTTTATCACCTTGTTTGACAAAATAAAAGATTAAATTAATTTTTTTATAAAGCATTGTATTGCTACTTACTTCTACATATCCTTCTCCCACAAAATGCTCTGTCCATACTTTTTCTTTGTTTTTATATTTTTCTCCGTATTTTTTTAATACATCTTCAACACTTGATTTGTTGAGAATGATGTCCCCAAAACTTTCACCGGTAGTAATGATTACATAATCATCAGTTTCCTGATTTTGAGCATTGATTGAGAAAAAGCAAAGAATGAGAAATGATAATAAAATTGATAAAGTTTTCATTAAAAGAGTCCTTTTATAAAAGTAAATTAAAGAAATTATTAAAACAAATATACTGATTTTTTAATGAATATGAATTAAATTATTGAGTTGTCAATCCATTTAATTTTTTTAGAATCATAATACTCAGTAAAAAACCAGTAAGAAATAAAAGCTGAAAGAGTTCCAAAGACGGAACCAAAATAAACATCAATAAAAAAATGCTGAGCAAGGTAAATTCTTGAGAATGCTACTGATAATGCGATAAGTAAAAAAACACTTTTTAATATTTTCTTTTTTATTATAAAAATTAGTAAAAAAAATACTGTGAATGCAGTTGCTGTATGCCCTGATGGGAAACTACCGAAAGAACGAACATTAACTTGGTCTAACAAATGTAAATTTGATAAATCGTTAAAATACCTTGCAGGACGGTAGCTGAGAGGACAAATTATTTGTTTGAAAGAATGAACAAATATGGTTGAAAGCAATGCAGAAAACAAAAGCATTAAGGAATATCGATATTTTATAAATAAGAAAATTATAAAAATAATAAGAAATATAAATCCATTGCCGAGTTTTGTGATATGAAAGAAGAATTTATCAAAAAGGAGGGTGTTGTTTTTATTTATGAAAAGAAAAATATCTCCTTTGTTTGTAAATATCAGTAATAATCCTCCTGCAACAATAAAAATTGCATAGAGAATAAAAATGAAACTATTTGATTTTAAAATTCTTCTCACTTGTAAATAATTAACAATTGGTCATTAAAATAAGCATTCAAAAGTACGATTAAAACAGAAAAGGAAAAATCGCTCAAAATATTTTTTGAACGCTTAATTGTTTTACAATGCTTAGTGCCACTACTTAAAGTTTAATCCATAAATTTTAGTTTATTCCAAAGCCATAATAACCCTTAGAGCCATCAGGTTCAATTCCTTCAATCAGTACGCCATTATTGCTTTTGTCAATTAAATTATAAATATCTTCAACTGTATAAACATCTATTTTGTCAATTTTTTGAATTATAAAATTTTTGTGTATTCCTGCTGCTTTGAATTTGCCATTTTTAACTTCTATTACAAGAACACCATTTTTAATCTTCAATTTATCAAGTGTACTCTTAGGGATTTCTTTTAATTTTACTCCAAGAATATCTTCAAGTTTATTGCTTTTAGAAGTAACAATTTCAGTATTTCCTTTGAGGTCTTTTAATACAGCTGTATATTTTTTGTTTTTTCCATTGCGAATAAGAGAAATTAAAATTTTATCTCCGGGACGATTCATAGAAATTTTCTCTTGTAATTCGGGTACAGAATTTACTTTCTCATCATTGATTTTTATAATAATATCACCGCTTTTTATACCTGCTTCATTTGCTGCTCCTTTAGGCATAACCTCAGCGATATAGACTCCTTTAATATCATCCATATTTTTTTTATGTGCTATTTCTTGTGTTACTTCACTTATACTTACTCCAAGAAAACCTCTTTGAACTTTTCCGTATTTAAGAATATCGTCAACTACTTTAACAACAATATTTGAAGGAATTGCAAAAGAATATCCTGCGTATTGCCCTGTTCTTGATGCGATAGCAGTATTAATTCCAATAAGCTCGCCTTCAACATTAACCAATGCTCCACCGCTATTCCCGGGATTTACAGCAGCATCTGTTTGAATAAAAGATTCAACGGAGTTGCCTCGTCCAAGTATTCCAATGCTTCTTGCTTTTGCACTTACTATTCCTGCTGTAACTGTGCTTGTAAGATTAAAAGGATTGCCACCTGCAATTACCCATTCTCCAACTTTTAATTTATCGGAATCACCATATTTTAAAAATGGTAGTTCTTTAGTTTCAATTTTTAAAACAGCAAGATCTGTTTGCTTATCATGACCAACAATATTTGCCTTAAAACTTCGCTTATCATTTAAAATTACTTCAATTTCATCAGCATTTTTGATTACATGATTATTTGTTACGATATATCCGTCAGAAGAAATAATTACTCCTGAACCACTTCCGAGTGAAGGTCCGAAATTTCGCGGACCGAAAAATTCGTAAAATGGATTATTTTGATTGTTGTATTCATTGGAGGGGTTGATTTTTGTTTTGATATGAACTACTGAAATATTTATTCTTTTTGATATTTCTGTAAAGTCAAATGTTGGAATTGTTATTCTATTAATTTCATAGCTTGTGAGTCCTGTGGGAATATTTTCTTGTTCAATTTTATTATCTTTTTCTGACATTCTGTAAATGCCAATACTAATTGCACCACCTAAAATTCCTGCGAAAAGAAAAATCAATGCATCTTTTATCGTTTTATTCATAATTGTTTTTTTTATTTCGGCTCAACAAAAATACAAATTATATGCCAGAGGAGAGGATTGTAATTACTAAATGAGTACAGGTTTATGAATTTAATGACTATGAATGAGAATCAAATAACTTGCCTTGCTAAAGTTACAGCAGCTAAGCAAAAAGTAATTATGAAAATACCTTTTCTTATTAATTATTGAGTCCACTCTAAAAAGTCTTAAAATAATTTTCAGTTTCTTTCTACCCCAAACCCATATAAACTGGAAAAGAATAACTGCCACAGACTTCGTCTGTCGAAGATATGCTAAGTGTAATAAGAAGTAAGACTACGTCTGTCAAAGACAGATTCACAGATTTCAAACTACCTTTGGTAGTTTGCTTTGTAAAAATTTATTATAGTAAATTTCTTTTAATCTGTGAATCTGTGGCAAATTTGATTACTCACAGTATTTGACATAGAACCATATTATTTTCACTTTGTTATTCTAATATTTTCATTTAAATGAAAAATATATTCAAGGAGTTTTTCTTTTCCTTGATGTTTGTTAGCTGATGTTTTAAATGTTTGTGGTAATTCATCCCAGTATCTCAATAGTTGGTTTTCAAAATCTTGAATATTTTTTGATAATTTCCCTGCACCTGATTTATCACACTTGGTAAATACTATTGTAAAGGGTAACTTTTGTTCCCCAAGGTAGTTTATAAAATCAATATCAATTGCTTGTGGTGGAATATTTGGGTCAACTAAAACAAAAATTGAAACGAGGTTTTTTCTATTACTAAAATATCCATATATAGACTGTCCCCAATTATAACGTTCGTTTTTTGAAACTTTTGCGTAACCAAATCCAGGTAAATCAATTAAATTCCATTTATTATTAATGAGAAATAG comes from the Bacteroidota bacterium genome and includes:
- a CDS encoding ABC transporter ATP-binding protein: MEELIRTKDVAKIYKLGKVEIKALQSITLNINVNEYVSLIGASGSGKSTLMNILGCLDTPTRGEYFLKGYNVSELTDDGLAKFRNKEIGFVFQSFNLIPRMSALENVSLPLIYSGIKKKERFELAREQLNEVGLGDRMDHKPNELSGGQKQRVALARALINNPSIILADEPTGNLDSKTSFEILNLIEEIHDKGNTIILVTHEKEISQRAHRVIRLVDGLVDFDKKN
- a CDS encoding phosphatase PAP2 family protein; translated protein: MRRILKSNSFIFILYAIFIVAGGLLLIFTNKGDIFLFINKNNTLLFDKFFFHITKLGNGFIFLIIFIIFLFIKYRYSLMLLFSALLSTIFVHSFKQIICPLSYRPARYFNDLSNLHLLDQVNVRSFGSFPSGHTATAFTVFFLLIFIIKKKILKSVFLLIALSVAFSRIYLAQHFFIDVYFGSVFGTLSAFISYWFFTEYYDSKKIKWIDNSII
- a CDS encoding Do family serine endopeptidase; this encodes MNKTIKDALIFLFAGILGGAISIGIYRMSEKDNKIEQENIPTGLTSYEINRITIPTFDFTEISKRINISVVHIKTKINPSNEYNNQNNPFYEFFGPRNFGPSLGSGSGVIISSDGYIVTNNHVIKNADEIEVILNDKRSFKANIVGHDKQTDLAVLKIETKELPFLKYGDSDKLKVGEWVIAGGNPFNLTSTVTAGIVSAKARSIGILGRGNSVESFIQTDAAVNPGNSGGALVNVEGELIGINTAIASRTGQYAGYSFAIPSNIVVKVVDDILKYGKVQRGFLGVSISEVTQEIAHKKNMDDIKGVYIAEVMPKGAANEAGIKSGDIIIKINDEKVNSVPELQEKISMNRPGDKILISLIRNGKNKKYTAVLKDLKGNTEIVTSKSNKLEDILGVKLKEIPKSTLDKLKIKNGVLVIEVKNGKFKAAGIHKNFIIQKIDKIDVYTVEDIYNLIDKSNNGVLIEGIEPDGSKGYYGFGIN
- the yihA gene encoding ribosome biogenesis GTP-binding protein YihA/YsxC translates to MQQKQTINSAEYVSSNPSWETLTHSNHHEYAFIGRSNVGKSSLINMLTNRKNLALTSKTPGKTKMINLFLINNKWNLIDLPGFGYAKVSKNERYNWGQSIYGYFSNRKNLVSIFVLVDPNIPPQAIDIDFINYLGEQKLPFTIVFTKCDKSGAGKLSKNIQDFENQLLRYWDELPQTFKTSANKHQGKEKLLEYIFHLNENIRITK